The Macaca mulatta isolate MMU2019108-1 chromosome 19, T2T-MMU8v2.0, whole genome shotgun sequence sequence CCCCAAACGCTATGACCTCCAATCTCAGATATGTGATTTCGGATAGAATCCCAATGTCCATCTTCAGATTCTAACCAGATTGTACAACCTCTGGATCCCATGACCTTAATTCTACAGTGACCTCTAACCCAAGACCCATGACCCACAAGGCCCATAtcctatttacatatatatataaaaaatatgccTTTTGCTCCAGTGTGATGACCCCTGACACACTCTGACCTCTGAGCATGTCTCTGACCTCTGATCCCTGACTTCATACCCAGTCCCTTAACCCCTTTGACTCCCAAGACCCCAATCCACCATAATCTCTGACCCCAAACCATGATCCTGATGTCCCATCCCACACCCTGATCCTTTACCCATCCTTCCTCTAAGGTGTCATGATGTGACCTCTCCCCCTGCATCCCAGACTTGTACCCATCCTGATCCCTGACCCCTGGCCCCGGGCCCCTTACTCCATGGGTGGTTTGTGATGCCCCAGCCTGAGACGTGGCACTCGGTGCCAGCAGTTGCACAGTCAtcgggcaggggcaggggtcgaACGCTGCTGGTTATGCGGACGGGCAGGCGCAGCCGCAGAAGCCGGAGGTCGTGCTCATGGTTCGTCGAGGCTCCCAGGTAGCCAGGGTGGGTCACAGAGAAGCCGCTGTGCCGGATCTGCTCGGTCCAGTCGAGATGGCTGAGGCTGTGTTCCCCCAGGCGCACCCAGTACCTGCTGCCGGTGGCGACAGCTGAGCGGGTGGCAGACAGGCAGACCCCCACCTTGCACCCCTCCACGGACACTCCCAGGCCCTGCTGCCACTCCCCGCTGCTCTGCCTCTCACTGTCTGTCTTCTCACCCGCGCCTCTCATTCTCCAAGTCTCTCTTGCAGGCTCTTATTCCCGACCTCCATCACTCTCTTTCCATCTTGGGTGTTCACTGTTTCTCCTCCCATGTCCCTGcatctgtgtctctctctccgttttttttttccaagacggagtctcgctctgtcacctaggctggagtgcagtggcaccatcttggctcactgcaacctccgcctcctgggttcaaacaatttccCTGCCTCcgattcctgagtagctgggattacaggtgcccgccaccacgcccggctaatttttggatttttagtagagatgaggtttcaccatgtgggtcaggctggtctcaaactcctgacctcaagtgatctgcccacctcagcctcccaaagtgctgggattataggtgtgagccactgcgccgggcctgtCTTTCTGATGATCTCAGCCAGTGAAGCCCACGAAGACAGGGACATCAGTGGGCCTTGTTCACCGCCTTATTCCCACCGCCTGGCACAGAGCATGTGCCGTCCACGCTGCTGACTGAATGAACGAGTGGGTTGATGAGTGGCCTCTCTGCATCCTGCTTCtggccctctctctctcctgagtCTCTGTTTCTTTGCATCTGAGCTCCCCTTTCACAAAAAAGTTCCAggctaggagcagtggctcacgcctgtaatcccagcatttagggaggtcaagacaggaagatcgcttgagctgaggagtttgagaccagcctgggtaacatagcgaaaccctgtctctacaaaaaaatttaaaacttagccggatgtggtggctcctgtggtctcagctccttgggaggctgaggtgtgaggatcacttgagcccaggaggttgaggctgtagtgagccaagacagcatcactgcactccagcctgggtgacagaaagagcaagactctgtctccaaaaaaaaaaaaagaaaagaagaagaaagaaggaaggaaggaaaagagagagagagagagagagaaagaaagattccAGAGCATCAGtccactgaggcccagagaggtgccAGGCATAGTCTCTGAGGTTGCACAAAGAGTTTGGGTCATgttggccggacgcagtggctcacacctgtaatcccagcactttcggaggccaagatgggcagattgtttgaggccaggagttcaagaccagcctggtcaacatgacaaaactctgtctctacaaaaattacaaaaattagctgatggcgggtgcctgtaatcccagctactcaggaggctgaggcaggagaatcacttgaacccgggaggcagagacacagtgagctgtgaccgtgccattgcacagcagcctgggtgacagagtgagactctgtctcaaaaaaaaaaaaaagagtttgggtCAGACCTGGGCCCCGGGCCCAGACTGGGTCAGGGAATGGCTGGGGGGAGTGGCAGATGTCATATAGGAAAGAAAGGGTACATGCAGGAAtgggagaggcaggagggcaggTTCCAGGACGCTCCTCggccctccacacacaccacacctcaCCCTGCCCAGCACCACCCCAGACCCACTGCTAAAGAAGTTCCACTCCTGGTCTAAACTCAGATTCTCTTGTTGCAGGACCAGCTTCTTCCCAGTGGGCACCAGCCTCCCTTGTGATCCTACCCCCAGCACTTGCCTTCCCGTAGTCCTCCCTTCGCCCACCCCAGGAAGGGACTCAGCCTGGGGCTTACCTGCCGCTGCAGTGAGCCGCTGTGAGGACCCACCTGCTGTCAATAAGGACACCCCCGCAGCGCAGGCTGCTGCCCTCAAACAACCCCACCTGCCACGGCTGTGAGTTACGTCCACACTCGGTGCCATTGAAAATCTTCGGTGTGGCTGCCTGGCTGAGCCCTAGGGACAGACAGGGGCCTGGGTCagagagaggaatcaaagatACAGAGATggagacacatacacacagagagagagagaaacaggcaggagagagagagagagagagagagacccagtgATAGAAAAAGACCATGAAACACCAAAGAGACCCAGGGAGAAAGATGCTTACACGTAGGAGGGAAATGGAGAGGCAGAGATTCAGAGAGGGACGGAAAGGAAGAGGGATTGCAGGATAGGGGAGACCGAGGTGAGCAGTGCCCTGAGAGCTGCAACTaaatggaggcagagagaaagcCCCTCTCCTCCTCACCACCAGGCTGGGGGAGCCAGAGCTgagatggggagggggtggggcctCCTCATGGGGGATGGAGGGACCCAGTCCCGGTCCTGCCCTCTCCCTGCTCCAGGAGAACTCACCAAGAACACACAGGAGCAAAAACATGCTGGGCCCCATGGCGGGTCACCTCCAAAGTCTGGGGGGAAAAGGGGAATCTCAGAGGTCACCCTTTCCCCGTGCCCTCCACCTCTGCCCTCTCTGCTTCTCTTTGAAGGTCACCAAGGGGATGACCTGCTTGTCCTCTCTCTATCTGTCCTCCTGCGTGTCACTCCCTCATTGGCAGTCGCCTACCTCCTTCTCACCTTGTCTCTTTGTCTGCCAGATCCTCTACGTGGCTGTCACTGTTCGACCTGTCCTCGTCGCTGCTATCTGTCCGTCCACCTACCTGCCTGTCATCTCATCTGCTGGCCACTCCGCCAGCCAACTCTACCACTCTGCACCTGGCTCCTCAGTCACCTGTCATGTTGCTCAACCGGTCCCTTTCCTTCCATCTGTCGCTCCAGACAGACCACTGACAAAGCTCTTAACTCTCTTTGTCTTGGCCCATCCAATTTCCGGGTTGAGGGAAGGGGACCAGGAAGACAGGGGTGGGGCGTCCTCTAATTCTGCAGAAACTCTTCTCAGCTAATCACACTTAATTGAGCTTTACAGCTAAATGgagtggggaaggaggaaaggaccCAGAGTGGGAAGACCCGGCCccactccctctctcctctgcaaGTCAGCCAGCAGCCCCGGGACTGATGACTCAAGGTGACGATGGAGCTGGGTTCTAATCCTGACTCCAGTGACAAAGGAGGGTGGGGAGACCTTGGACACCTGGGGCCCATCCCAATGCAgtgcaggggaggggcagggggaagGAGAGGCTGTGAAAGCAGGAGAGTGGACGGGAGGGGCAGGAAGCCCGAGCTAGAAAGAGtcccagaaagagaagagatgaaGGAACAGACTTCTGAATAGGTGATCAGGCAGGTGCAGAAGAGAGTTTCTGAACTGAGTTCATATATATACCTATGAAGTTGATCAATCTAATTCCGTAAAGTTTTCTTTGCATAAGAACTTCTATTGCTTAAATAAAAtccacagagaaaataaaagacacaggGAAGAAGAAAtggtagaaagagagagagagagaaaatgaatcaTAGGACAAGGGAACTTTgcgctgttttttgtttttttgttttgagatggagtcttgctctgtcacccaggctggagtgcaggggtgcgatctccactcactgcaacctccgcttcctgggttcaagctattcttgtgcctcagcctcccgagtacctgggattacaggcacacgccaccatgtccagctaatttttgtatttttagtagagacggggtttcaccatgtgggccaggctcttcttgaactcctggtctcaagcaacctccctgccttggcctcccaaagtgctgggattacaggtgtaagccaccatgcctggcctctgtgcTGGTTTATCTGAGTTTTTGCTTCATCTAGGAGGaatggaggagagaaagaaggagagagagagaggggacagagagagaaaatgagaacaaaaaggGAATTAGACTCAGAGGAAGGGGGATTAAGAAACAAACCAAGAGAAAAATCTgtcagggccaggcgcagtggctcatgcttgtaatccccgcactttgggaggccgagacgggcaggtcacttgaggccaggagttcaagaccagcctggccaatatggtgaaaccctgtctctactaaaaatacgaaaactagctgggtgtggtggcacgcgcctgtggtcccagctgctcaggaggctgaggcaggagaatcccttgaacccgggaggcagaggttacagtgagccaagattgcgccactgcactccagcctggatggcagagagagactccatctcaaaaaaaaaaaaaaagaaaaaaaagaaaaagaaaaaagaaaagcagtcagagtgcacaaacaaacaaaaaaaccccaggacAAAACAGAGCAGAGCAAGCCCCCACCCTACGACTGTCTTTTAGTCCTTCACTTTCTCTCCGGGTTTCCAGTCTCCGTCCATGTCTTATTTTCAGAATCACAGAACCGTAGCTTTTGATTTGCTCTTAGAAACAACCTAACTGCTGTAACACATCATTGGTCAGTGCGATTGGCGTTGATAACCCTGGTTCCCACAAAGCCTCCTGCTGGCTGTTAAGAGCTTTCCTTCTTTGGGCAGAGAGGATAAAAAAGCACCATAACTGTCCTTTCTCTGGAAAGGACACACTTCACACGCACTCACAGCACCAAAACGccacttcttcctttttctggtaTCAAGTTCTACAATAAACCTCAactaaataagcaaacaaacaaaagcaaaaataccaACGACCTAATTcaacctctctctttttttgtgtggatTTTTAAGAGAATCAGGTTTACCGACGTGGAATTTATCTCCAATCAAATTGAATACAAAAAATAAGGCGGGGTTCCCGATTTTAAGGAGCATtcatgcaaattaaaaattaccATGTATATAGTTAGTAACAACGTATTGTGTACTTGAAAATTACTGACAGAGTAGGgtttaagtgttctcactacgAGTAAATATAAgtatggggccaggcatggtggctcatggctataatgctagcactttgggaggttttggtgggaggatggcttgaggccgggagttagaggtcagcctgggtaacatagtgagaccctatttctacaaacaaaaactgaaaaaatgaaccaggcatggtgacacgtgcctgtagtcccagctatgtgggaggctgcggtggcaggatcacttgaacccaggagtttgaggctgcagtgagttatgattgcaccactgcactccagcctgggtaacagagtgggaccctgtctcaaaaaagaaagattgaatGTAAGCATATGAGACAATGCATATATGAATGAGCTTCATTTAACCATTCCATCATGttctatatttcaaatttttgtgtTGGGCACCATAAGTATATGCAATTTTAGtgttgatttaaaaacaaatatgtcatttttacCTGAAAAATTTCACCCTTCAGGTTCAGTTGAGTCTCAAAAGATGAAGTCAGTCACTCAAAGTGTCAGAACTGGAGGCTGAACCACTCCAGAACCTGTATTCTTTATCATTATCCAAATATatcaatgaacaaataaatgactaACTGGATTAGTAAGTATGGACACGAGTAGATgaatcatatatttaaatttaaatcatatgtttatttttaaattaacacatcaaaactgtatatattttggaTGCACATCACAAAATTTTGAAATCTCTAACATGATGGAGTGGCTAAATCACATTGATTCATACACATATTGTCTCATTGGGTCAGTGTTTCTACGGgtttaaaagaaagagaatagcttTGGAATCATACAGACCTAAGTTGAAACCCGAACTTATCTCCCATGATTCTCTGGAAGATACGGGCCCCTCTCTTTTCCTAACCTCGGTTTTTtactcatctggaaaatggggccAGGAGGAGGCAAAATGCACATTGCTTCCTCTTGGGAGCATTAAACAAGGCAATCAAAGATGGATAGGAATATTAAGTAGACAAGTATCGACATCATCAAAATGGCTCTTATCAGTTTGTTTCTGTATAAAGAAGGAATTTGCAAAGCTGACTTAGATGATAGaatctttttttgtagagacagggtctcactctgtcgctcaggctggagtgcagtggcgcaatcacagctcactgcagcctccacctcccgggctcaagtgatcctcccacctcagcctcctgagtagctgggactacaggcatgcactaccatgcctggctaattttttaatgtgtagagacgaggtctcaccatgtttcccaggctggtctcaaactcctggtctcaagagatcctcctgcctcagcctcccaaagtgctgaaattacaggagtgagtcactgtggTGTGAAGGAATAACAGTGACACCTTGTCCTTTGTTCTGTCTTCATCTTtctacctttctctctctctctctctctctctctctctctctctctctctctctctcagtgtctctgtctgtctcatgtattcattcatttactcattcttGTTTGGATGCCCAGAGACCTCCTTGTTTTCCAATCTAGCGGTCACCCCTTACTGACTcctgagatggcgtctcactatgttgcataggctggactgcagtatgcaatcacagcttattgcaaccctgaactcctggtctcaagtcatcctcttgccttgacctcccaaagtgttgaggttacaggcttgagccaccatgcccggcctgtggACATGTGCAACAAGCCATTAAGATGCTCTGTGAGGCCTGTAGCCTGGATCCAGTGAAGGAGGTGAAAATTCCATCGAATGTCTTGTTCAAGAGCTCAGCATTGAGCTTCCTAAGAGGTAAAATGAGTGCCTGGTCACTATCAATAATGTTTGGAACTCCACAGGGAAAAAGGAGGCCTTGCATTATGTGTTTGGTATGTGCAGAGACATGCGTGAACTTGATTAATATTTGGAGTATCTGTGAGGCAAAAGATTCCCAGAGCTCTTTACCCCAAAGGGGGCTACCATAAATGAGGAATTGTTAGTGCTGCCATTGGGCAGGACCACATGGCCAGATCATTGACAATGGCTCAAGAATCTTTAGAAATGTGTACAGGTGGCCGATTGTTGACCTGCGCATCTGGTGCTAAGACGACTGCCtgaagctcagctaattttgctGACCCATTCTTGGTGAGGGACACCCTAAGTAAGGGATGAGAGGCAGCTACTCTCCAGAAAGCTCCCTCCTGTGTGATGGGGGCACCGTCACCCATAAAGTGTATGAACTCCCTTTGCTATTCACTCAGTTACTTCCACGGGGCTCCCTAGGTAGCTAAGGGGGCCTAGAAAGAGGTGCTCTCCTCCAGCACTGCGGAATCTGGCAAGAAACTGGGGATGGGGAGGCCGCCCTCTGCTGCAGGCAGGATATACTGGGAGGCTCAGGCTGGCTGCCTCCTGTGTTAGGAAGGCTTCACAGCCATGCTGATCACGTAGGGTGCTGCTTCCAGGACCCAAGGCATA is a genomic window containing:
- the KLK12 gene encoding kallikrein-12 isoform X2 → MGPSMFLLLCVLGLSQAATPKIFNGTECGRNSQPWQVGLFEGSSLRCGGVLIDSRWVLTAAHCSGRYWVRLGEHSLSHLDWTEQIRHSGFSVTHPGYLGASTNHEHDLRLLRLRLPVRITSSVRPLPLPDDCATAGTECHVSGWGITNHPWNPFPDLLQCLNLSIVSHATCREVYPGRITSNMVCAGGVPGQDACQGDSGGPLVCGGVLQGLVSWGSVGPCGQDGIPGVYTYVCKYVDWIRMIMRNN
- the KLK12 gene encoding kallikrein-12 isoform X1, which codes for MGPSMFLLLCVLGLSQAATPKIFNGTECGRNSQPWQVGLFEGSSLRCGGVLIDSRWVLTAAHCSGSRYWVRLGEHSLSHLDWTEQIRHSGFSVTHPGYLGASTNHEHDLRLLRLRLPVRITSSVRPLPLPDDCATAGTECHVSGWGITNHPWNPFPDLLQCLNLSIVSHATCREVYPGRITSNMVCAGGVPGQDACQGDSGGPLVCGGVLQGLVSWGSVGPCGQDGIPGVYTYVCKYVDWIRMIMRNN